One Deefgea tanakiae genomic region harbors:
- a CDS encoding DUF2813 domain-containing protein translates to MQLVRLQITNFRGISQIDLSLDPNATALFGENNWGKTSLITALCRCLGSPAPIETLFAHDDFHRINNSRASIARRLNITLIFQACDKEAHSFTDLIWPDNNGTPMLALRFAAERFGHSEIHARRLFVGSDGAELDHEHSDALAIQLIERHPVLRFRDMQLTDWLEHPRLATQLRPEDPELTASDAVRAVFERILTLPHQLHPQELSSGLAAMQALLEEQGQFLQGKAPQRLAEQIAAAPLNFRNEDSLVDIANRSGSSLRRVTLLILLGALLTARGDNPMHADAEPILVMEDPETHLHPIQLAMIWGLIEQLTLQKIITTNNGDLLGSFMQSGLRRLVRQPNYVHVYQLAANALSLSDARKVAFHIRSNRASSMFARVWLLVEGETEFWLFPELARISGVNFPLEGIRCVEFAQAGLAPLIKFADHLGIKWHVICDGDDAGLKYQQRAQRLLNNRDEKRHITMLNERDIEHYLWQNGFAETYRNAAAPRNVSNPYHQAALDKQAELEDEEIINRALRHHSKPGLALEIAEAAEIKGREAIPIELTAMFETLQSLSNELN, encoded by the coding sequence ATGCAATTAGTGCGATTGCAAATCACCAATTTTCGCGGCATCAGTCAAATTGATCTATCGCTCGACCCAAATGCGACCGCTTTGTTTGGTGAAAATAACTGGGGGAAAACCAGCCTCATTACTGCACTGTGCCGCTGCCTAGGTAGCCCAGCACCGATTGAAACCTTATTTGCCCACGATGACTTCCATCGCATCAATAATTCTCGAGCCAGTATTGCCCGCAGACTCAATATCACACTCATTTTTCAAGCCTGCGATAAAGAGGCTCATTCTTTCACCGATTTAATCTGGCCCGACAATAACGGCACGCCGATGCTGGCGCTGCGGTTTGCGGCAGAGCGATTTGGACATAGTGAAATTCATGCTAGACGCTTATTTGTTGGCAGCGACGGTGCCGAGCTTGACCACGAACACAGTGACGCGCTCGCCATTCAACTCATTGAGCGCCATCCAGTACTGCGTTTTCGTGACATGCAACTGACCGACTGGCTGGAGCACCCTCGCCTCGCAACACAATTACGCCCCGAAGACCCAGAACTCACGGCCAGCGATGCCGTAAGGGCGGTTTTTGAGCGCATCTTAACCCTGCCGCATCAATTGCACCCGCAAGAACTCAGCAGCGGCTTAGCAGCAATGCAAGCGTTACTTGAAGAGCAAGGGCAGTTTTTGCAAGGGAAAGCACCACAACGCTTAGCCGAGCAAATTGCTGCTGCACCACTTAACTTTCGGAACGAAGACAGCTTGGTCGACATTGCCAACCGATCTGGCTCCAGCTTGCGCCGAGTGACATTACTAATTTTGCTCGGCGCACTTCTTACCGCACGCGGCGACAACCCAATGCATGCCGATGCTGAACCAATTTTGGTGATGGAAGACCCAGAAACACATTTGCACCCCATCCAATTGGCGATGATTTGGGGCTTGATTGAACAATTGACGCTGCAAAAAATCATCACCACCAATAATGGTGATCTGCTCGGCAGTTTTATGCAGAGCGGCTTGCGACGTTTGGTTCGCCAGCCCAATTACGTTCATGTTTATCAACTCGCGGCCAATGCTTTGTCGTTAAGCGATGCCCGTAAAGTGGCTTTTCATATCCGCAGCAACCGCGCCAGCAGCATGTTTGCGCGGGTTTGGTTGCTGGTTGAAGGTGAAACTGAGTTTTGGTTATTTCCGGAATTGGCACGCATCTCTGGCGTCAATTTCCCGCTAGAAGGCATTCGTTGCGTTGAATTTGCTCAAGCAGGCCTCGCGCCACTGATTAAATTTGCCGATCATTTAGGTATTAAGTGGCACGTCATCTGCGATGGCGATGATGCTGGACTTAAGTACCAACAGCGCGCACAACGCTTACTCAACAATCGAGACGAAAAACGACACATCACAATGCTCAATGAACGAGATATTGAACATTATTTATGGCAAAACGGCTTTGCCGAGACGTACAGAAATGCTGCAGCTCCGCGTAATGTGAGCAACCCTTATCATCAGGCCGCACTCGACAAGCAAGCCGAATTAGAAGATGAAGAAATCATCAACCGCGCACTGCGCCACCACAGCAAACCCGGTTTGGCGCTTGAGATTGCCGAAGCGGCAGAAATCAAAGGGCGTGAAGCGATACCGATAGAGTTAACAGCGATGTTTGAAACGCTCCAATCGCTCAGCAATG
- a CDS encoding ABC transporter ATP-binding protein: MFRLFESLVHPYPEQENKSLPKHFSTFIWRCTKGLRPLIVGMMVCTALIGSFEAILYSLLGHLVDWLGNIEPSQLWDQEKPKLYLIAGVLLLSPLIVALQTLLKHQALAGNFPMLLRWNFHRQMLAQSMSFYQDEFAGRVSAKVMQTALAVREVVFIVTDIMVFVAIYFFTMLAVAGSFDLWLLAPLLGWLILYIAAMCYFVPRLGKAAQNQADARSLMTGRITDAYTNIATVKLFSHGRREAAFARSAMQEFMHTVNGQMRLVSGFEVVNHTLSILLIIASTAMALHLWSLGQVTAGAVAASLAMAMRLNGMSQWIMWEIAALFEHIGTVQDGINTLTTPHQVLDAPNAPIITVPHGKVEFNQVDFGYGSDRLLLNQLSLQIKAGEKIGLVGRSGAGKSTIVNLLLRFYEINDGKILIDGQNIAHVQQESLRSHIGMVTQDTSLLHRSVRENILYGRPDANDDDMIAAAKRAEAHDFILTLSDPAGRTGYDAHVGERGVKLSGGQRQRIAIARVMLKDAPILLLDEATSALDSEVEAAIQTSLYRLMEGKTVIAIAHRLSTIAAMDRLIVLDQGRIVEQGNHQELLEHGGLYARLWAHQSGGFLGEEA; this comes from the coding sequence GTGTTTCGTCTTTTTGAAAGCCTTGTTCACCCTTACCCAGAACAAGAAAACAAATCCCTGCCTAAGCACTTCAGCACTTTTATTTGGCGCTGCACCAAAGGCTTACGGCCGCTCATTGTAGGCATGATGGTGTGCACCGCCTTAATTGGCTCATTCGAGGCGATTTTATATAGCTTACTCGGTCATTTAGTCGATTGGCTAGGTAACATTGAACCAAGTCAACTTTGGGATCAAGAGAAACCAAAACTGTATTTAATCGCAGGGGTTTTATTATTAAGTCCCTTAATTGTTGCACTACAAACCTTGTTAAAACACCAAGCATTGGCAGGCAATTTCCCGATGCTCTTGCGCTGGAATTTTCACCGCCAAATGCTGGCGCAAAGCATGAGTTTTTATCAGGACGAATTTGCCGGCCGTGTTTCGGCCAAAGTGATGCAAACCGCCTTAGCCGTACGCGAAGTAGTTTTTATCGTGACCGATATCATGGTGTTTGTTGCCATTTACTTTTTCACCATGCTAGCCGTAGCAGGAAGCTTTGATCTCTGGCTACTCGCCCCCTTACTCGGTTGGTTAATACTCTACATCGCTGCGATGTGCTACTTCGTGCCACGTCTTGGTAAAGCAGCACAAAACCAAGCTGACGCCCGCTCGTTGATGACTGGTCGGATTACCGATGCCTACACCAATATCGCCACGGTAAAATTGTTTTCCCATGGTCGACGAGAAGCCGCGTTTGCCCGCTCTGCAATGCAAGAGTTTATGCATACCGTCAACGGCCAAATGCGCTTGGTCAGTGGGTTTGAGGTGGTTAATCACACGCTCAGTATTTTGTTGATTATTGCCAGTACCGCGATGGCGCTCCATTTATGGAGTTTAGGTCAAGTCACTGCAGGCGCCGTTGCCGCATCTTTGGCGATGGCCATGCGCTTAAATGGGATGTCGCAATGGATTATGTGGGAAATCGCGGCGCTATTTGAGCATATCGGCACAGTTCAAGACGGCATCAATACGCTGACCACACCGCATCAAGTGCTCGACGCACCCAACGCGCCCATCATTACCGTACCGCACGGCAAGGTTGAATTTAATCAAGTTGACTTTGGCTACGGCAGTGATCGACTCCTACTGAATCAATTGTCTTTACAGATTAAAGCCGGCGAAAAAATTGGTTTGGTCGGCCGCTCTGGCGCGGGCAAATCAACCATTGTTAATTTATTGCTGCGCTTTTACGAGATCAACGACGGGAAGATCTTGATTGATGGGCAAAACATTGCCCACGTTCAACAAGAAAGCCTGCGCTCGCACATCGGTATGGTGACGCAAGATACGTCCTTGCTGCATCGCTCGGTACGTGAAAACATTCTGTACGGTCGCCCTGATGCCAACGATGATGACATGATTGCAGCCGCCAAACGCGCCGAAGCTCATGATTTCATTTTAACGTTGAGTGATCCAGCGGGACGCACTGGCTACGATGCTCACGTGGGTGAGCGCGGCGTCAAACTGTCAGGCGGACAGCGCCAACGGATCGCGATTGCACGCGTCATGCTCAAAGATGCGCCGATTTTATTGCTTGATGAAGCAACCAGCGCGCTGGACTCGGAAGTCGAAGCCGCGATTCAAACCAGCCTCTATCGATTAATGGAAGGGAAAACCGTTATTGCGATTGCCCATCGACTCTCTACGATTGCGGCCATGGATCGACTGATCGTGCTCGACCAAGGGCGGATTGTCGAACAAGGTAATCACCAAGAGTTGCTCGAACATGGTGGTCTGTATGCAAGATTATGGGCGCACCAAAGCGGGGGCTTCTTGGGTGAAGAAGCATAG
- a CDS encoding PH domain-containing protein, whose protein sequence is MFGKLASDALGLSDIGSVVKPADYDKVDSDDYVFHEDNEKIYFLIKSKTDEYCFTNKALIHLDGTSAMSKKRMLYRYSYYAYPITDVHLETAGTVDMDVEIKFTFGNKAFSIDVHKKHLEELKDLYKSLMKIAETMAENEVAHDNAKASLQLAATTLGRGQVGGTPVVEAFKELNQSAFSWLSAAQQKYVVKDFGFVFERYLNSPTTE, encoded by the coding sequence ATGTTTGGTAAATTAGCATCAGATGCATTGGGACTCAGCGACATTGGTTCGGTCGTCAAACCGGCCGATTACGATAAAGTCGACAGCGATGATTACGTATTTCACGAAGACAATGAGAAAATCTATTTTCTGATTAAATCCAAAACGGATGAATACTGCTTTACCAATAAAGCGCTCATCCATCTGGATGGCACCAGCGCCATGAGCAAAAAACGCATGCTCTACCGCTATAGCTACTATGCCTATCCGATTACTGATGTGCATCTTGAAACCGCTGGCACCGTCGACATGGATGTGGAAATCAAATTCACATTTGGCAATAAGGCATTTTCAATTGACGTCCATAAAAAGCACCTCGAAGAACTTAAAGACTTGTACAAATCGTTGATGAAAATTGCCGAAACGATGGCTGAGAACGAAGTCGCTCACGACAATGCCAAAGCCAGTCTACAACTCGCAGCAACGACACTTGGTCGCGGTCAAGTCGGTGGTACGCCCGTCGTAGAAGCATTTAAAGAACTCAACCAAAGCGCATTTAGCTGGCTTTCTGCCGCTCAACAAAAATACGTTGTGAAAGATTTTGGCTTTGTTTTTGAACGCTATCTCAACTCGCCGACCACTGAATAA
- a CDS encoding DUF4442 domain-containing protein: MSPRFRNLVFSVLRRPKLAAALLKIGFNLYPAIRRSGCRVKTISADVREIIVELPLNWKTRNLNGSLFGGSMFAATDPFYMSMLYFNLGDDYVVWDKGGTIRFKRPALSTLTVQFKLDDTELTEIHQLLAITPEITRTYPLQLINHNGDICAEVERIVYIAHKSAYEQKQSERKQQKQLESARSNLNDPVQ, translated from the coding sequence ATGTCACCTCGATTTCGCAACCTTGTTTTTTCAGTACTTCGCCGCCCTAAATTGGCAGCTGCTTTACTCAAAATTGGCTTTAATTTATATCCAGCCATCCGTCGCTCTGGCTGCAGAGTCAAAACCATCTCTGCCGATGTGCGCGAAATTATCGTTGAACTGCCACTCAATTGGAAAACGCGCAATCTGAATGGCAGCCTTTTTGGTGGCAGCATGTTTGCAGCGACCGATCCTTTTTACATGAGCATGCTGTATTTCAATCTGGGCGATGACTATGTCGTTTGGGATAAAGGCGGCACGATACGCTTTAAACGCCCCGCGCTCAGCACCTTGACCGTACAATTCAAACTCGATGACACTGAACTCACCGAAATTCATCAGTTATTGGCGATTACCCCCGAAATCACGCGCACTTACCCGCTGCAACTCATCAACCACAATGGGGATATTTGCGCCGAAGTAGAACGCATCGTTTACATTGCACACAAGTCCGCTTACGAGCAAAAGCAAAGCGAACGCAAGCAGCAAAAACAGCTTGAATCAGCACGCAGCAATTTGAATGATCCCGTGCAATAA